One part of the Solanum dulcamara chromosome 8, daSolDulc1.2, whole genome shotgun sequence genome encodes these proteins:
- the LOC129900142 gene encoding hydroxyproline-rich systemin-like produces MTLFFRAFFILIIISFLILVGAEARTLLGSGNHDGMVKLKDQEIDNYGRKPYVTPSPPKASPSTKQEIVGRQDHHLLPPPSPKHDPNIGQLTSSTSPHHDTALIITVGRNHGHVPAPPAPKPEDEQGQIIITFSSDLPLQASY; encoded by the exons ATGACTCTCTTCTTCAGAGCTTTCTTTATTCTTATAATTATCAGCTTTCTCATTTTGGTAGGAGCTGAAGCAAGAACTTTGCTAG GTTCAGGAAATCATGATGGGATGGTGAAGTTGAAGGATCAGGAAATTGACAATTATGGAAGGAAGCCATATGTAACACCTTCACCACCAAAAGCATCTCCATCAACAAAGCAGGAAATAGTTGGGAGACAAGATCATCATTTATTACCACCTCCCTCTCCCAAACATGATCCAAATATTGGTCAACTCACAAGTAGTACTAGTCCTCATCATGACACGGCGCTTATTATTACAGTTGGTAGGAACCACGGTCATGTGCCTGCACCACCAGCACCAAAGCCAGAAGATGAGCAGGGTCAGATCATTATCACATTTTCTTCTGACTTGCCTCTTCAGGCTTCCTATTAA
- the LOC129899676 gene encoding uncharacterized protein LOC129899676 isoform X1, which produces MHKSRKPAETPSELRWQRGKMLPVKREVDSSDEERCQLDKRSKLSSSLQQQLCEGACDFPVSSSLFGPVDEPSPLGLRLKKSPSLLDMIQMRLGGTSMVGSLGKKEQKRSTAMMEKLKASNFPASVLRIGTWEYKSRYEGDLVAKCYFAKHKLVWEVLDGGLKNKIEIQWSDIMGLKANYPDDAPGTLDLVLAKQPLFFRETDPQPRKHTLWQATSDFTDGQASIHRRHYLECPQGSLGKHFEKLVQCDPRLNFLSQQAEITLDSPYFESRISGFEDTHVRDREFDLNIEGSPNFVDLTSPSRVQCSSKCKEDPRPFECIHQEKPSPRSGESEDMESREVEQQKGLSNLNQLRVPGIHPSMSMNDLVSQLEQRVSEQNTSKVINFASDERPSSEILEQISKSMLSDTQNVSASDEKSLMSRINSLCCLLQKDPASAQESGNCGDVVSGERRVDEINFIPTAPLGREVVEDPSMPEDESNDLSGCKPTSTMSRKDSIGDLLLNLPRIASLPHFLFVCDDSTGNQAR; this is translated from the exons ATGCATAAGTCGAGGAAACCCGCCGAAACGCCGTCAGAGTTGCGGTGGCAGAGGGGTAAAATGTTGCCGGTGAAGAGGGAGGTAGACTCTTCCGATGAGGAACGCTGCCAACTCGACAAGCGATCCAAGCTTTCATCTTCTCTGCAA CAGCAACTGTGTGAAGGAGCTTGTGATTTTCCTGTTTCATCATCGCTATTCGGCCCAGTGGATGAGCCAAGTCCGTTAGGTTTGCGGCTAAAAAAGAGCCCCTCACTGTTGGATATGATCCAAATGAGGCTTGGGGGCACCTCCATGGTGGGAAGTCTTGGGAAGAAGGAGCAGAAAAGAAGCACCGCAATGATGGAAAAGCTCAAGGCCTCGAATTTCCCTGCTTCAGTTCTGAGAATTGGAACCTGGGAG TATAAGTCGAGATATGAAGGAGATTTGGTTGCAAAATGTTACTTTGCCAAGCATAAACTTGTTTGGGAAGTCCTTGATGGTGGTCTCAAGAATAAGATAGAGATCCAGTGGTCCGATATTATGGGGTTGAAGGCAAATTACCCAGATGATGCACCAGGAACCTTGGATTTAGTG TTAGCAAAGCAACCTCTTTTCTTTAGGGAGACGGATCCACAACCCAGAAAGCATACACTTTGGCAAGCAACTTCAGATTTTACTGACGGACAGGCTAGCATACACAG GCGACATTACTTAGAGTGTCCGCAGGGATCGTTGGGGAAGCATTTTGAAAAGCTTGTGCAATGTGATCCTCGTCTTAACTTCCTGAGTCAACAAGCAGAGATAACACTAGATTCTCCTTATTTTGAATCCCGGATTTCGGGTTTTGAAGACACACATGTAAGGGACCGTGAATTTGATCTGAATATTGAAGGGAGTCCCAATTTTGTCGACTTGACTTCACCTTCGAGAGTTCAGTGTTCCTCCAAATGTAAGGAAGATCCTAGACCTTTTGAATGTATTCACCAAGAAAAGCCATCCCCAAGATCAG GGGAAAGTGAAGATATGGAAAGTAGGGAAGTGGAGCAACAGAAAGGGCTCAGTAACCTCAATCAACTCAGAGTGCCTGGAATACATCCCTCCATGTCAATGAATGATTTAGTGAGCCAGCTTGAGCAACGTGTATCAGAGCAGAATACATCTAAAGTCATCAACTTTGCCAGTGATGAACGACCAAGCTCGGAAATCCTGGAACAGATCTCCAAATCCATGCTCAGTGACACACAAAATGTGTCAGCATCAGATGAGAAATCTCTTATGTCAAGGATTAATTCTCTGTGCTGCCTTCTCCAAAAGGATCCTGCATCAGCTCAAGAGAGTGGGAACTGTGGTGATGTTGTGTCGGGTGAAAGAAGAGTTGATGAAATAAACTTCATTCCAACCGCACCGCTTGGAAGAGAAGTTGTAGAAGATCCTTCTATGCCAGAGGATGAATCAAATGATCTCTCTGGTTGCAAGCCAACTTCAACAATGTCAAGGAAGGACTCTATAGGCGATCTGTTGCTGAATCTTCCTAGGATAGCATCACTGCCTCACTTTTTATTCGTCTGCGATGATTCTACAGGTAACCAGGCTAGATAG
- the LOC129899676 gene encoding uncharacterized protein LOC129899676 isoform X2, protein MHKSRKPAETPSELRWQRGKMLPVKREVDSSDEERCQLDKRSKLSSSLQQLCEGACDFPVSSSLFGPVDEPSPLGLRLKKSPSLLDMIQMRLGGTSMVGSLGKKEQKRSTAMMEKLKASNFPASVLRIGTWEYKSRYEGDLVAKCYFAKHKLVWEVLDGGLKNKIEIQWSDIMGLKANYPDDAPGTLDLVLAKQPLFFRETDPQPRKHTLWQATSDFTDGQASIHRRHYLECPQGSLGKHFEKLVQCDPRLNFLSQQAEITLDSPYFESRISGFEDTHVRDREFDLNIEGSPNFVDLTSPSRVQCSSKCKEDPRPFECIHQEKPSPRSGESEDMESREVEQQKGLSNLNQLRVPGIHPSMSMNDLVSQLEQRVSEQNTSKVINFASDERPSSEILEQISKSMLSDTQNVSASDEKSLMSRINSLCCLLQKDPASAQESGNCGDVVSGERRVDEINFIPTAPLGREVVEDPSMPEDESNDLSGCKPTSTMSRKDSIGDLLLNLPRIASLPHFLFVCDDSTGNQAR, encoded by the exons ATGCATAAGTCGAGGAAACCCGCCGAAACGCCGTCAGAGTTGCGGTGGCAGAGGGGTAAAATGTTGCCGGTGAAGAGGGAGGTAGACTCTTCCGATGAGGAACGCTGCCAACTCGACAAGCGATCCAAGCTTTCATCTTCTCTGCAA CAACTGTGTGAAGGAGCTTGTGATTTTCCTGTTTCATCATCGCTATTCGGCCCAGTGGATGAGCCAAGTCCGTTAGGTTTGCGGCTAAAAAAGAGCCCCTCACTGTTGGATATGATCCAAATGAGGCTTGGGGGCACCTCCATGGTGGGAAGTCTTGGGAAGAAGGAGCAGAAAAGAAGCACCGCAATGATGGAAAAGCTCAAGGCCTCGAATTTCCCTGCTTCAGTTCTGAGAATTGGAACCTGGGAG TATAAGTCGAGATATGAAGGAGATTTGGTTGCAAAATGTTACTTTGCCAAGCATAAACTTGTTTGGGAAGTCCTTGATGGTGGTCTCAAGAATAAGATAGAGATCCAGTGGTCCGATATTATGGGGTTGAAGGCAAATTACCCAGATGATGCACCAGGAACCTTGGATTTAGTG TTAGCAAAGCAACCTCTTTTCTTTAGGGAGACGGATCCACAACCCAGAAAGCATACACTTTGGCAAGCAACTTCAGATTTTACTGACGGACAGGCTAGCATACACAG GCGACATTACTTAGAGTGTCCGCAGGGATCGTTGGGGAAGCATTTTGAAAAGCTTGTGCAATGTGATCCTCGTCTTAACTTCCTGAGTCAACAAGCAGAGATAACACTAGATTCTCCTTATTTTGAATCCCGGATTTCGGGTTTTGAAGACACACATGTAAGGGACCGTGAATTTGATCTGAATATTGAAGGGAGTCCCAATTTTGTCGACTTGACTTCACCTTCGAGAGTTCAGTGTTCCTCCAAATGTAAGGAAGATCCTAGACCTTTTGAATGTATTCACCAAGAAAAGCCATCCCCAAGATCAG GGGAAAGTGAAGATATGGAAAGTAGGGAAGTGGAGCAACAGAAAGGGCTCAGTAACCTCAATCAACTCAGAGTGCCTGGAATACATCCCTCCATGTCAATGAATGATTTAGTGAGCCAGCTTGAGCAACGTGTATCAGAGCAGAATACATCTAAAGTCATCAACTTTGCCAGTGATGAACGACCAAGCTCGGAAATCCTGGAACAGATCTCCAAATCCATGCTCAGTGACACACAAAATGTGTCAGCATCAGATGAGAAATCTCTTATGTCAAGGATTAATTCTCTGTGCTGCCTTCTCCAAAAGGATCCTGCATCAGCTCAAGAGAGTGGGAACTGTGGTGATGTTGTGTCGGGTGAAAGAAGAGTTGATGAAATAAACTTCATTCCAACCGCACCGCTTGGAAGAGAAGTTGTAGAAGATCCTTCTATGCCAGAGGATGAATCAAATGATCTCTCTGGTTGCAAGCCAACTTCAACAATGTCAAGGAAGGACTCTATAGGCGATCTGTTGCTGAATCTTCCTAGGATAGCATCACTGCCTCACTTTTTATTCGTCTGCGATGATTCTACAGGTAACCAGGCTAGATAG